The Methanosarcina barkeri MS DNA window AACTTATCGCCTCTTATAAAACCGTAAAAGAGGTTGAAAGCCTTATTAATGCGGATTCCCTCGGATATCTGAGTATTGACGGACTTATGAGGGCTCTTGGGCGCGATAAGTGCGACATGTGCCTTGGTTGCCTTACAGGTGAGTATCCTGTAGAAATTCCTGGAGAAAACTGCATAAGGAAGCAGACACGTCTGGATGATTTTAACAATAACCAGGAAAGTTCCTGAACGGCTCTTCCAAGTCGATTCGTAAGGAACTTTCTTTACGATTCTTTTTGAATTTTCACTGTATTTGTGAATTCTTTCACTATCTATTTGATTTTCCACTACTCTTTTTGAATTATCAATGTCTATTTGATTTTCCACTACTCTTTTTGATCCGTTCGTAGTTTTTATCTATTCTACGTTTATTCGTCATCTTGTTAAGCCTTTAAAAGCGTAACATTAACTGTCCTGCTTCTTGGCCCATCCATTTCGGCAAAAAAGATTCTCTGCCACGTCCCGAGCTCAAGCTTTCCTGCCGAAACAGGCAGGGCTTCGCTTGCTCCAATCAGTACTGCTTTGAGATGGGAATCCGCATTGTTATCTATGCGATCGTGCCTGTAACCAGCACCGGCAGGAACAAGCTTATTTAAAAGATCCAGTATGTCCTCTTTTAGCCCGCTTTCGTTCTCGTTTATTATGATACCTGCGGTAGTATGTCGTGTACTGATAAGGCATATGCCTTCAATTATTTCGCATTTCATTACTTCTTCCTGAACTTGTGAAGTGATATCAACCAGTTCAATGCGTTTGGACGTCTCGATTTTGAGTTGCAAAGTCTTTCCCTCTAAAGCTTTCTAGATTCTATTTCAGTCTTTTCTTACAAAAAATGCATTGATTCAACGTAATATCCTATTTTCCTCACTTCTTAATGCAGTGCGCGGACTTGCTGTAAATTCAAAGTTCATTTTTTGCTTACTGAATATAATCCATTCTCTTAATATTGGATTTTAAACTACCAACTTTTTGAGATTT harbors:
- a CDS encoding secondary thiamine-phosphate synthase enzyme YjbQ, with product MQLKIETSKRIELVDITSQVQEEVMKCEIIEGICLISTRHTTAGIIINENESGLKEDILDLLNKLVPAGAGYRHDRIDNNADSHLKAVLIGASEALPVSAGKLELGTWQRIFFAEMDGPRSRTVNVTLLKA